From the genome of Streptomyces sp. NBC_00659, one region includes:
- a CDS encoding response regulator transcription factor: MSDAPQTVRVLVCDDQALVRTGYVTIFSAQPDLEVVGEAENGHAAVEAARRLRPDVVVMDIRMPLLDGIQATRQLAGPDAQFPPKVLVVTTFNVDAYVYDALRAGASGFLLKDAPPAELVNGIRTVARGEALLAPAVTRHLIGHFAEHLRPADTSRQAREDLVRALTPRELDVLRQIAEGLSNAEIATALFITPETVKTYVSRILAKLGLRDRVQAVVLAYRVGLTPAAD, translated from the coding sequence GTGAGCGATGCGCCGCAAACCGTCCGTGTACTCGTCTGCGACGACCAGGCGCTGGTGCGGACCGGCTACGTCACCATCTTCTCCGCGCAGCCCGATCTCGAGGTCGTCGGGGAGGCCGAGAACGGGCACGCGGCAGTGGAAGCCGCACGGCGACTGCGGCCCGACGTGGTGGTGATGGACATCCGGATGCCTCTGCTCGACGGCATCCAGGCGACCCGGCAACTGGCCGGTCCCGATGCCCAGTTCCCGCCGAAGGTGCTGGTCGTCACCACGTTCAACGTCGATGCCTACGTCTACGACGCGCTGCGGGCCGGAGCCAGCGGCTTCCTCCTCAAGGACGCGCCTCCCGCGGAGCTGGTGAACGGGATTCGGACGGTCGCCCGGGGCGAGGCCCTGCTGGCGCCCGCCGTCACCCGCCACCTCATAGGTCACTTCGCCGAGCACCTGCGGCCGGCCGACACCTCCCGGCAGGCCAGGGAAGACCTCGTACGCGCGCTGACCCCCCGCGAGCTCGACGTGCTCCGGCAGATCGCCGAGGGGCTGTCCAACGCGGAGATTGCCACGGCGCTGTTCATCACCCCCGAGACGGTCAAGACCTACGTTTCGCGGATCCTGGCCAAACTCGGCCTGCGCGACCGGGTCCAGGCGGTCGTCCTCGCCTACCGGGTCGGGCTGACCCCAGCGGCCGACTGA
- a CDS encoding DUF4291 domain-containing protein — MSAGAVIRRPEALFDLRTPVTDTDRVDAEPRNDLHVGHPARGKAPRTQRSGAVGKFSDACQGKVCEHGLTWIKPSFLWMMYRSNWGTSTGQETVLAVEIDRDGFDWALRHACLSSYVRGLHPDRSTWQRDLKHAPSRVQWDPERDLNLRPLPYRSLQLGLSGTTSSRYADEWTVSISDVTPLAREIRALVSRGDPDLAAQLLPQEKPYAAGDELLAHLRP; from the coding sequence CTGTCCGCCGGGGCCGTGATACGGCGGCCCGAGGCGCTCTTCGACCTGCGAACGCCGGTCACCGATACTGACCGTGTTGACGCCGAGCCCCGGAATGATCTCCATGTCGGCCATCCTGCCAGGGGCAAAGCGCCAAGGACTCAACGGTCTGGAGCAGTAGGCAAGTTCTCGGACGCGTGCCAGGGAAAGGTCTGCGAACACGGCTTGACATGGATCAAACCCAGCTTCCTGTGGATGATGTACCGCTCCAACTGGGGTACGAGCACCGGGCAGGAGACCGTTCTTGCCGTCGAGATCGATCGCGACGGCTTCGACTGGGCGTTGCGGCACGCCTGCCTGTCGAGCTACGTTCGCGGGCTGCATCCCGATCGCAGTACCTGGCAGCGTGACCTCAAGCACGCACCGTCCCGCGTCCAGTGGGATCCCGAACGCGACCTGAACCTGCGTCCCTTGCCGTACCGCTCGCTGCAACTGGGGCTCTCGGGCACGACATCGTCACGCTACGCGGACGAGTGGACCGTGTCCATCAGCGACGTGACCCCGCTCGCCCGCGAGATACGCGCGCTCGTCAGCCGTGGCGATCCTGACTTGGCCGCCCAACTCCTCCCCCAGGAAAAGCCGTACGCCGCCGGTGACGAACTACTGGCCCATCTGCGCCCCTGA
- a CDS encoding signal peptidase I, which yields MNDSVYVGNAGRDAALDRGWLLGHFKDVSDPRHSEAVEIKWGVHPQGDERAQWVTGEGRTALLVLISGRFRVELPGRSVLLAQQGDYVVWGRGVDHSWFAEEESVVLTVRWPSLPGYKATD from the coding sequence ATGAACGACAGCGTGTATGTGGGCAATGCCGGCAGGGATGCGGCACTGGACCGGGGGTGGCTGCTGGGGCACTTCAAGGACGTCTCCGATCCTCGGCACAGCGAGGCGGTGGAGATCAAATGGGGCGTCCACCCGCAGGGCGATGAGCGGGCTCAGTGGGTGACGGGCGAAGGGCGCACCGCCCTGCTGGTCCTCATCAGCGGGCGCTTCCGGGTGGAACTGCCCGGACGCAGCGTTCTCTTGGCCCAGCAGGGGGACTACGTCGTGTGGGGCCGGGGCGTTGACCACTCCTGGTTCGCGGAGGAAGAGTCCGTGGTTCTGACCGTCCGGTGGCCCTCACTCCCTGGCTACAAGGCGACCGATTAG
- a CDS encoding SMI1/KNR4 family protein yields MWRETAAQSFPGVGLREAVQESALAEAQERLGRTLPAELRALLLESDGVTGHTDTDAVWPLDRIVEQNLLFWSDETFAQLYMPFDALLFFGDNGGGDQFAFVQRPDRPDIFVWEHESDSRRWVAGGLRDYLGRALSTGGDDWYRS; encoded by the coding sequence ATGTGGAGAGAGACGGCGGCGCAGAGCTTTCCCGGTGTGGGCCTGCGGGAGGCGGTTCAGGAGTCCGCTCTCGCCGAGGCGCAGGAGCGGCTCGGGCGGACACTGCCGGCCGAACTGCGGGCGCTGCTCCTCGAAAGCGACGGGGTGACCGGACACACCGACACGGACGCTGTCTGGCCGCTGGACCGGATCGTCGAGCAGAACCTTCTCTTCTGGTCGGATGAAACGTTCGCCCAGCTGTACATGCCCTTCGACGCTCTGCTCTTCTTCGGGGACAACGGGGGCGGCGACCAGTTCGCCTTCGTGCAAAGGCCCGACCGTCCCGACATCTTCGTCTGGGAGCACGAGAGCGACAGCCGCCGCTGGGTCGCCGGCGGCCTGCGGGACTACCTCGGCCGCGCGCTGAGCACCGGCGGAGACGACTGGTATCGGTCCTGA
- a CDS encoding class I SAM-dependent methyltransferase — MASHANHARALSFDTVATQYAATRPDYPSALFDAVEELAGRPLACADVLDCGAGTGIATRLMRERGAHVVALEPGAGMAAELRAAEPEIPLVRGEGNCLPFAAGSFDVITYAQAWHWTDPARSVPEALRVLRPHGVLALWWNQADVRVPWVAAEDARLAPFTRNYPATVAELLASFPVHVATREIPWSRQITVEEHTRYLATHSHFTVMDPIERAELLDMNRTALARTFPEGELDEPYLCGLTVVRSATTHS, encoded by the coding sequence ATGGCATCTCACGCGAACCATGCCCGCGCCCTGTCCTTCGACACTGTTGCCACTCAGTACGCTGCCACCCGGCCGGACTATCCGTCGGCCCTCTTCGACGCCGTTGAGGAACTCGCCGGCCGACCGCTGGCCTGCGCCGACGTACTGGACTGCGGAGCCGGCACCGGCATCGCCACTCGGCTGATGCGCGAACGAGGCGCCCACGTCGTCGCCCTGGAGCCGGGCGCCGGTATGGCGGCCGAGCTACGCGCGGCCGAGCCGGAGATCCCGCTGGTGCGGGGCGAGGGGAACTGCCTGCCATTCGCCGCAGGCAGCTTCGACGTGATCACCTACGCCCAAGCCTGGCACTGGACCGACCCGGCCCGCTCCGTCCCCGAAGCGCTGCGTGTGTTACGCCCGCACGGCGTGCTGGCCCTGTGGTGGAACCAGGCCGACGTCCGCGTCCCGTGGGTCGCAGCGGAGGATGCCCGACTCGCACCCTTCACCCGCAACTACCCGGCAACCGTGGCCGAGCTGCTCGCCTCGTTCCCGGTCCACGTGGCTACCCGCGAGATCCCGTGGTCGCGCCAGATCACCGTCGAGGAGCACACCAGATACCTCGCCACCCACTCGCACTTCACGGTCATGGACCCCATCGAGCGGGCCGAACTCCTCGACATGAACCGCACCGCACTGGCTCGGACCTTCCCCGAAGGCGAACTCGACGAGCCATACCTGTGCGGCCTGACCGTCGTGCGATCAGCCACCACCCACAGCTGA
- a CDS encoding DUF1905 domain-containing protein, with the protein MEFVFSGRVTEWRGPSPYYFVRVPDEESADIREVAALATYGWGVIPVEARIGEVAFQTSLFPKDSSYLLPLKIAVRKPSGLSAGDDVTVRMTIRLHEPQPR; encoded by the coding sequence ATGGAGTTTGTCTTCTCCGGTCGAGTGACCGAATGGCGCGGACCGTCGCCGTACTACTTCGTGCGTGTGCCGGACGAGGAGTCCGCCGACATCCGCGAGGTGGCCGCACTGGCCACCTACGGCTGGGGTGTGATCCCGGTCGAGGCTCGGATCGGCGAGGTCGCCTTCCAGACGTCGCTCTTCCCCAAGGACAGCAGCTACCTCCTGCCGCTCAAGATCGCTGTGCGTAAGCCGAGCGGCCTTTCGGCAGGAGACGACGTGACGGTGAGGATGACCATCCGTCTCCACGAACCCCAACCCCGCTAA
- a CDS encoding CPBP family intramembrane glutamic endopeptidase produces MGTTSTAPHDTGSGPDEDGDGWGGRFGRIVRSPLGWMLTGMVGVGLVSGLTATGPGPVPALGAAAAVAVYWAVMRFVARRPTPEIARRGAGREVLLGGGIGLGFILVSALLITALGGYSFSWAGNGFVSVVWSAVMVQIGAAVTEELLFRGLALQALEQLWGSRAAVAITALFFGVAHLGAPGASGRSLVAIALEAGVMLGAAFLWRRSIWFVVGLHFAWNTVEQLLGVPVSGHTPEALYTVDVHGSTLLTGDGFGLETSIVPIVLGVLITVPMAVLAHRNGRLLPRRRARH; encoded by the coding sequence ATGGGTACGACGTCCACCGCACCGCACGACACAGGCTCCGGCCCGGACGAAGACGGCGACGGCTGGGGCGGCCGTTTCGGCCGGATCGTTCGATCTCCACTCGGCTGGATGCTGACAGGCATGGTCGGTGTCGGTCTCGTCTCGGGCCTGACCGCGACGGGCCCCGGTCCGGTGCCGGCGCTGGGAGCGGCTGCCGCGGTGGCGGTGTACTGGGCGGTCATGCGCTTCGTCGCACGACGCCCCACGCCGGAGATCGCCCGGCGTGGGGCCGGCCGGGAGGTGTTGCTCGGCGGCGGGATCGGTCTGGGCTTCATCCTCGTGTCCGCACTCCTGATCACGGCTCTCGGGGGCTACTCGTTCTCCTGGGCGGGCAACGGCTTCGTGTCGGTCGTGTGGTCCGCGGTCATGGTGCAGATTGGCGCCGCGGTCACCGAGGAGCTGCTGTTCCGCGGTCTCGCCCTGCAGGCTCTGGAGCAGTTGTGGGGCAGCCGGGCCGCCGTCGCGATCACCGCGTTGTTCTTCGGCGTCGCCCACCTGGGGGCTCCGGGTGCCAGTGGGCGGAGCCTGGTGGCGATCGCTCTCGAGGCGGGCGTCATGCTCGGTGCCGCGTTCCTGTGGCGGCGTAGCATCTGGTTCGTCGTGGGTCTGCACTTCGCCTGGAACACTGTCGAGCAGCTGCTCGGCGTCCCGGTCTCCGGACACACCCCCGAGGCTCTGTACACCGTCGACGTCCATGGTTCCACCCTGTTGACCGGCGACGGCTTCGGCCTGGAGACGTCGATCGTGCCCATCGTCCTCGGTGTACTGATCACCGTCCCGATGGCCGTCCTCGCCCACCGGAACGGCCGACTGCTGCCCCGGCGGCGGGCCCGGCACTGA
- a CDS encoding type II toxin-antitoxin system PemK/MazF family toxin, translating to MQRGEVWWVQFDERRLVVLLSGEETSGIRVMQVVAPAGVDISGLGIEVMVGAGEGLPFDGVLRLAFPRPGFTPCTWLTTVSRDDLIEREAALSSAKLSEIDDALRLAEQARERTPASTAKLSEIRDALRLGELG from the coding sequence GTGCAACGTGGCGAAGTCTGGTGGGTTCAGTTCGACGAGCGGAGGTTGGTCGTACTGCTGTCGGGAGAGGAAACGTCCGGGATCCGGGTGATGCAGGTCGTCGCTCCAGCGGGCGTCGACATCAGCGGTCTGGGCATCGAAGTGATGGTGGGCGCCGGTGAAGGACTGCCGTTCGATGGCGTGCTGCGGCTCGCGTTCCCGCGTCCAGGCTTCACCCCGTGCACGTGGCTGACCACTGTGTCCCGGGACGACCTGATAGAGCGGGAGGCCGCCCTGTCCTCCGCGAAGCTCAGCGAGATTGACGACGCCCTCCGACTCGCTGAACAAGCGCGGGAGCGGACCCCCGCATCGACCGCGAAGCTCAGCGAGATAAGGGACGCCCTCCGTCTCGGTGAACTCGGGTAG
- a CDS encoding protein kinase family protein, with product MSRGARLAAHGTVSTSLALRSDRSLREFVEAGAPLGSGIGGKTVLLEVEGTRVFVKQVRLTDLERRPEHVHSTANLFGLPDFCHYGIGTIGGPGFGAWRELTAHAMTTNWVVAGDYEGFPLMYHWRVIQDSGQPLPEELADVDRAVAYWGGGSAVRRRIEALQQSTASLVLFLEYIPQNLHNWLGVQIGVGDEAAGRACAMVDDELKAGISFMNARGLLHFDAHFENILTDGRQLFFTDYGLAISSRFDLTQDEAYFFDQHRTYDRCYTVTHLVSWLAVALYGHKPEERKAFVHACAQGVPPEGVPASIAALLVRHAPVAAVMGNFYREFQQESRTTPHPLATICRIGRST from the coding sequence ATGTCCCGCGGTGCTCGTCTGGCCGCCCATGGCACCGTTTCTACATCGCTGGCGCTGCGCAGTGACCGCAGTCTGCGCGAGTTCGTGGAAGCCGGCGCACCGCTGGGGTCGGGCATCGGCGGGAAAACAGTCCTGCTGGAGGTCGAAGGAACCCGGGTCTTCGTCAAGCAGGTACGGCTGACCGATCTGGAACGACGGCCGGAGCACGTTCACTCCACCGCGAATCTGTTCGGACTCCCGGACTTTTGCCACTACGGCATCGGCACCATCGGTGGCCCGGGGTTCGGGGCCTGGCGGGAGCTGACCGCGCACGCCATGACGACGAACTGGGTGGTCGCGGGAGACTACGAGGGCTTTCCCCTGATGTACCACTGGCGAGTAATACAAGACTCTGGCCAGCCGCTGCCCGAGGAACTGGCCGATGTGGACCGAGCTGTCGCCTACTGGGGAGGCGGATCAGCGGTACGCCGGCGGATCGAAGCTCTCCAGCAGTCCACGGCAAGCCTCGTGCTGTTCCTGGAGTACATCCCGCAGAACCTGCACAACTGGCTGGGCGTCCAGATCGGGGTCGGCGACGAGGCAGCCGGGCGGGCCTGCGCCATGGTCGACGACGAGCTGAAAGCCGGCATCTCGTTCATGAACGCCCGCGGACTTCTGCACTTCGACGCCCACTTCGAGAACATCCTCACCGACGGTCGACAGCTCTTCTTCACCGACTACGGCCTCGCGATCTCCTCACGCTTCGACCTCACACAGGACGAGGCCTACTTCTTCGACCAGCACCGCACCTACGACCGCTGCTACACCGTCACACACCTGGTGAGCTGGCTAGCCGTCGCTCTCTACGGACACAAACCGGAAGAACGCAAAGCGTTCGTGCATGCGTGCGCCCAGGGGGTGCCACCGGAGGGGGTTCCAGCGTCGATCGCGGCGCTCCTTGTCCGTCACGCGCCGGTTGCCGCAGTGATGGGAAACTTCTATCGCGAATTTCAGCAGGAGAGTCGAACAACTCCCCATCCACTGGCAACGATCTGTCGTATAGGGCGAAGTACGTGA
- a CDS encoding CehA/McbA family metallohydrolase yields the protein MSILSFPPARAVGRGAAWYRGDCHVHSVDSDGELTPEELAVRARAAGLDFMATTEHNSAAEPGAWGHLAADDFLIVLGEEVTTKTGHWLALGINPGEVVDWNHQVRDGLIDQCLDQVHRVGGLCVAAHPHAPYPSGDFMFPFRGFDVVEVWNGLWTSDRPWNADNETALAEWGRSLAADIHTGSWRPAMGNSDTHLEGQIGIPHTVVFAEELSTEAVLAGIRAGRSWIAESADVDVSFTANADGRAAGVGEQLTTHGGQVEVQAAVRGVPVGTVSFHTDRGKVHRASLPGDGAGVVQWDTTAEDSAFVRIEVRHPNGHVAALTNPIVLT from the coding sequence TTGTCGATTTTGAGTTTCCCGCCGGCGCGGGCGGTCGGACGTGGGGCGGCCTGGTACCGCGGGGATTGCCATGTCCACTCCGTCGACTCGGACGGGGAACTCACTCCTGAAGAGTTGGCCGTTCGGGCGCGCGCTGCCGGGCTCGACTTCATGGCGACAACGGAGCACAACTCAGCTGCGGAACCCGGTGCATGGGGGCATCTGGCTGCCGATGACTTCTTGATCGTTCTCGGTGAGGAAGTGACCACGAAGACCGGGCACTGGCTCGCGCTCGGCATCAACCCCGGCGAGGTCGTCGACTGGAACCACCAGGTCAGGGACGGGCTGATCGATCAGTGCCTGGATCAGGTCCATCGAGTGGGGGGCCTGTGCGTGGCCGCACACCCGCATGCGCCCTATCCGTCGGGCGACTTCATGTTCCCCTTCCGGGGCTTCGACGTGGTGGAGGTCTGGAACGGGCTGTGGACTTCGGACCGACCCTGGAACGCTGACAACGAGACCGCCCTGGCGGAGTGGGGGCGGAGCCTCGCAGCGGACATCCACACGGGCTCGTGGCGGCCGGCGATGGGCAACAGCGACACCCACTTGGAGGGGCAGATCGGCATCCCTCACACCGTGGTCTTCGCCGAGGAGCTGAGCACCGAGGCGGTCCTGGCCGGAATCCGTGCTGGCCGCAGCTGGATCGCCGAGTCGGCGGACGTGGACGTGTCGTTCACCGCCAATGCCGATGGTCGCGCTGCCGGGGTGGGAGAACAGCTCACAACTCATGGTGGGCAGGTCGAAGTGCAGGCGGCAGTACGAGGTGTGCCGGTGGGGACCGTCAGCTTCCACACCGATCGAGGGAAGGTTCACCGGGCGTCTCTCCCCGGCGACGGGGCAGGTGTGGTGCAGTGGGACACGACGGCGGAGGACTCAGCGTTCGTCCGCATCGAGGTCCGCCATCCCAACGGGCACGTCGCCGCACTCACCAATCCGATCGTCCTCACCTGA
- a CDS encoding DUF7489 domain-containing protein, translating into MFTSHRPGPDDAWEGIVEDKSRGMLDGANMYHFVKVRRVDGQFMKVRIDRRLWKSIGVGDRIVKEPGSGPVKVA; encoded by the coding sequence ATGTTCACATCTCACCGACCAGGACCGGACGACGCTTGGGAAGGCATCGTTGAGGACAAGTCGCGGGGCATGCTCGACGGCGCGAACATGTACCACTTCGTCAAGGTGAGGCGTGTGGACGGCCAGTTCATGAAGGTGCGCATCGACCGTCGGCTGTGGAAGTCGATCGGGGTCGGCGATCGCATCGTGAAGGAGCCGGGAAGCGGCCCGGTCAAGGTCGCTTAA
- a CDS encoding sensor histidine kinase — protein MSRQALWSPPPLRALRDWWSERDASVKDGVLALVLTLLAFVPTLSNIGGQIGDLPERPANALGIGLILAQTLPAAVRRRWPAACLAVTAGAFAVHQALGFATTFGSLGLYLALYSAGAHQVGLRRAVTVVASAAYAVLAVVLHHLGSPQEIPDYLAFYLTLAAIWLVGSVVRMRRGEEVERRRLAAEVATAAERARIARELHDVVTHHVTAMVVQSDAAQFLLTSAPERAGEGLAAVSDTGRRALTELRYLLGVLEATGESAVADPARADRAPTLGRVVDLVEQARRSGQSVEFSEQGERRAQSVDVELAAYRVVQEALTNAMKHAAGQTAHVMVGHREEHVEIKVTTEAPAASPATVPVPRKPGPAGGRGLAGLRARVGMLDGELEAGPRPEGGFEVRATIPSKPVQE, from the coding sequence ATGTCCCGTCAGGCGCTCTGGAGTCCCCCGCCCCTCCGGGCATTACGTGACTGGTGGAGCGAGCGGGATGCCTCCGTCAAGGACGGCGTCCTCGCTCTGGTGCTCACCCTGCTGGCCTTCGTGCCGACCCTGTCGAACATCGGGGGGCAGATCGGCGACCTGCCCGAGCGGCCGGCGAACGCGCTGGGCATCGGGCTGATCCTGGCCCAGACCCTGCCGGCGGCGGTCCGCCGCCGGTGGCCCGCGGCCTGTCTGGCCGTCACCGCGGGCGCGTTCGCCGTGCACCAGGCGCTGGGTTTCGCGACGACGTTCGGGAGTCTGGGACTGTATCTCGCCCTGTACTCCGCCGGGGCCCATCAGGTCGGCCTCCGCCGCGCCGTGACCGTCGTGGCGAGTGCGGCGTACGCCGTACTGGCCGTCGTCCTGCACCACCTCGGCTCACCACAGGAAATCCCGGACTATCTCGCGTTCTATCTGACTCTGGCCGCGATCTGGCTGGTGGGGAGTGTCGTGCGCATGCGGCGAGGGGAAGAGGTGGAGCGGCGGCGGCTGGCCGCCGAGGTGGCCACGGCCGCCGAGCGGGCACGGATCGCGCGCGAACTGCACGACGTGGTCACCCACCACGTGACGGCCATGGTGGTCCAGTCCGACGCGGCGCAGTTCCTGCTCACGTCGGCGCCGGAACGGGCCGGGGAGGGACTGGCGGCCGTCAGCGACACCGGCCGTCGGGCTCTGACGGAGCTGCGGTACCTGCTCGGTGTGCTGGAGGCGACCGGTGAGTCCGCGGTCGCCGACCCGGCGCGTGCGGACCGGGCCCCGACCCTGGGACGGGTGGTGGACCTGGTCGAACAGGCCCGCAGGTCGGGTCAGTCGGTCGAGTTCAGCGAGCAGGGCGAGCGGCGGGCGCAGTCCGTGGACGTGGAGCTGGCCGCGTACCGGGTGGTGCAGGAGGCGCTCACCAACGCGATGAAGCACGCGGCAGGGCAGACGGCACACGTCATGGTCGGGCACCGCGAGGAGCACGTCGAGATCAAGGTGACGACCGAGGCACCCGCCGCCTCCCCGGCGACCGTACCGGTCCCGCGGAAGCCTGGCCCAGCGGGCGGACGAGGTCTGGCCGGGCTGCGTGCACGGGTGGGGATGCTCGATGGTGAACTGGAGGCCGGACCCCGGCCCGAGGGCGGGTTCGAGGTCCGCGCAACGATTCCGTCCAAGCCCGTTCAGGAGTGA